The Tursiops truncatus isolate mTurTru1 chromosome 20, mTurTru1.mat.Y, whole genome shotgun sequence DNA window TAAGTGCCACAGCCCCAGAAAGGTCAATACCACTGACTGAGCTTGGCACCTAAAACAGAGCCTAGCTCAGAGTCAGTGCTGAGAAAATAGCGTTGAATGAATTTCTGTTCCCTATTCTTCATGTGTTCATGCGGAGGGACCTCAGCTAACCTGACGCCCCTCATTAGGTCTCCACCCGGGGCGGACAGAGAACCTCATGCTCCTCTTACCTCTGACCCAATCTCGTTGGCGATGATATTCATGAACTCAGAATCACCCTCCTTCCTAAAACAAAGGGCAAAGACATCAGATCCAAGTTGCAACGGGAGCTAGGAAACTGCAGGAAGCCCAGCTCCTCCTCGTGAGGCTGGCCACACTGCTGCCTTTTGTGCAGAGTCCCAGAGAAAGAGTGTGCTCTCTGAGGGCCAGCCTGGCATCTTTCTAAGCCTCGGCACGCTCTAACAAGTTTTGCGTTTGTTTCTGTCTCCCTTAAACAGGATTCACCCGGGTAAGTGGAGACCTGTTAGATGGCAAAGGAAATGAGGGAAGGCTCTAATGAAAGTTATAGTGAAGATGTTTATATCAAACCCAGGAAATCTGCAAGGCAACACACTTCTTCGGGTCTTCTCAGCCTTAAGAACACCGggggcgggacttccctggtggcgcagtggttgagagtccgcctgccgatgcaggggacacgggttcgcgccccggtccgggaagatcccacatgccgcggagcggctgggcccgtgagccatggccactgagcctgcgcgtccggagcctgtgctccgcaacgggagagaccacaacagtgagaggcccgcgtaccgcaaaaaaaaaaaaagaactcctggGGCGACCCGCCTCCCACTCTGCACTGTGTAcaggggaggggctgagcccTAAGCCTAGCACTCCTGGCCTCACCTGTGTAATGTGACCACACCTCCCCAGTCTGGGCTGTTCCTGAGGCTGTGGGCAACGTGCACAGCCAGGTCTCTGAGCAGATTCAGGTTGCTCTGAAAAGGATGCCATAACTCAGTTGACAGGTGGGGAAAGGGTAACCAGAGAGAAcgtctctccacccctcccctccccagtcacTGCCCACTAACATGCTGCACATCCAGTCAGGTGGAGGGGCTGAGTCTGGGGAGCCTTTTCCAGGCAGAGCCCACACCCTCGCCACCCTCCAAGGATAAATCACCTTCTGCAGGAGCTTGTTGGAGTTCTGTAGCTTTTTCACTGCTTCCACATGATCCTCTGCTCCACACCTGCAAGAGGAAGGTTCATGGAGGCCTGCCCAGTTTTCCAACTGCTTTTGGTGTCAGGCATAAATCAATGGCGCCCTTCCTGATGGGACCCAGGGACATTTCCAAGGAAGCCTCAGGCTGTTGGGGAAGAGGATGTAAAGGAAGAAACCATTTTGTGTGCATCTGCTCGACCACCCAAAGCACCTTAGCATTTCTGGTTGCATCCTACCCCTAAAGATAGAGTATTCTGTCTGCCGCACAGGTGGGAAGGCTAAGCTCCGGGCTGCCCAGGCGCTGAGAAAAGGAGGCAGTGGAAGGGGGCGTACTTCAGCAGAGCTGTCAGTGCTTTCTCAGTGCTGTGACTCTTCTCCATCCACTTCAGCACCCGGTTCCCAGCCAGAAAGGTCAcgttggttttgttctttttccccttcTCAGAGCCCAGGATTTTAATGACCTACATGAGGCAAGgaagtaaaacacacacacacacacacacacacaaactgcagCAGGTGCTGGACCCAAGGGCAGGAGAGATCAAGACCTCCCTGCTGGCTCGGAAGCAATAAGGAGTGATTTCACTCAGGACCCCTCACGTGTCCCCCTCTATCACTCTCAGCCCTGCTGTGATCCCCCACCTCCGAcaccctctctcccacccactcaAGAGCCCTTCCTCACCTACCTGAAGGTCACTGAGATTGCTCACGTGGGTCCCACAGCACATGTTGGAATCAACGCTCTTGATGGTGACAACTCGAATAGGCCCAGCATGATCATCCGGCAAACCCCGGCCCCTCACCTGGAAcgcaagggagggaggagggctgtTTGAATTTTGATGAGGAGCCCTTGGAGGGCCACTCTACAGAAGCCAGCCTGCCGGCTCTCCCCTCACCTGCTCCACACCGGGATCATCCAGGCTCAGTTCTCGCACATACACAGGCAGCCGCTCTCTGATTTTCTCATTGACACTCTGCTCAATGGCAGCTACTTGCTCCGCAGTCACAGAAGGGCTGTCCAGCTCGATGACACTCCGGAGTCGCCCTAACTCCCTGCAAGAAGAAGCAGAGTGGTCACAGGATGCTGACGGAGACAATTAACAATAGAAGGAAGTTTATCGTTTACAAAGCATGTTCATGTAAATGCTggtatttaatcctcacaaaaatgtcacaaagtaGGGACTGTCAtttccactttacaggtgaggggTGATAAGGAACATGATCAAGGTCATGCAAGGGATTCACCCCCTACGTCACTGAGCTTCAAAGTCCATATTCTTTTTTAAGCAAAGGGAGATGTTTCTCAGGGAAAACACAAAGTCATCCACCACCCCATCTTCGAGGGGAACAGGTGAGCACAGATTTTTATCCTTCTACCCCTGACTCACTACTAGGAAAGGAGCCAGCAGTCAGGGACCCATGCCTGACAATTAGTCTTATGCCTCTTGCTCACCATGATGTTGTCTTCAGCCCAAACAGATGATCAGCAACCGCAGTGATGAGATGCTGCCCTGAGCAGAAAGAGGAGATGGGAGAAGTGAGAAGTGATCATGAGTGACACGACCCCAATGCCAACGTCATCACAGAAATTCTACTGCTGAAGACCTGCCTGGCACTGGGTAATACTCTTGAGAGACACTTTATTGAAAACCCTCAGGAGAATTCTGCAAGAGGCTTTAtgatgccatttcttttttttttttttttttgcggtacgcaggcctctcactattgtggcctctcccgttgtggagcacaggctccggacgcgcaggctcagcggccatggctcacaggcccagccgctccgcggcatgtgggatcttcccggaccagggcacgaacccatgtcccctgcattggcaggtggactctcaaccactgcgccaccaggggagccctatgaTGCCATTTCTtgaatgaggaaaccaaggtctaGAGAAATCAAACAACTTTCCAAGGCAACAGTAGCTCgtcagaggcaggatttgaactcgAGTTCTAATTGTGCcagattcattcactcaacaaaaatttatcaagtgcctacCACGTGCAAGGCACAGGGCTTGGCACTAGAGATGTAGCACCATCCCTGATCGATGACAGCGAGGAGGAGAAGGAATCAACTGTGAAGGCAAAGGGAACAAGACAGCCAAAGGCCttgaaggaggaaagaagcagGATGTGTTCAAGGAATGGAGAGAAGGCCAGCATGGCCAGGATGCAGGGAGCGGGAGGCAGGAGCACCGGGTGAGGCTGGAGCAGTAGATGAGCGCCAGCCCAGGCAGGCCTTGTGCCCCATGGCAAGACGTTTGCCTTCATCATGAGCTACAGGTAGCCTTTGAAAAGCTTTAAAGCAGGGGAGTGGCCTGATcagcctttcatttttaaaaaatattctagctGCTTTGTGGAGAATGGGTTGCAAAGAGACAAGAATGAACATGGGGAGACTAGCCGGGAGGCTGTTACAGAGGGCTGGGGAGAGACGATGAGAGCTGGGATGAGGATGACTGTGTTGACAGTGGAAGCAGATAGAGAAGTATTTCGAAAATAAACCGACATGACTCAGATTGCCTGGCTATCCCTAAAGCAGTGTCTGAACTGACTTCCAGGATTTGAGCAACTGGGTGGATGCTGGCCATGCACTGAACACAGTGAAGGCGAAGAGAAGACCAgatctgggggagggggtggctttTTAATTCCATTCTGGACATTTTGAGTTTAAGAAGGCTATGAGACATCTACAGATATAGATATCAAGTGGGAAGTTATAATACTTAAATCCAGCAGTTATTCTAATACTTTTACTTTAACTGCtcattttgcttttataacaTTTATCACATCTTGCCTGAACTGGAGCTGATTCTGAATATGTCTGTCTCTTCCAAAAGGTTAACTCCTAGAGGACCCAAACCACGTCTCAATCATCGTGACATTCCCACACGCAGCAactgccccatcccaccccacctacCTGAATGCTGCTGCATGTGGTCAAACCTCCGTTCCCAGTCCACCCGGACCTGTACCTCAGTCCCAGGGGTCAGAGGTGTCTGGGTGAAATGATCAGCCTGGGCGCCCCGGCGGGTCACTCTCAGCACAGAGATGTCATTGATTGTACCACGGTCATCAGGCTggggaaagaagtaaaaataatcgATGGTAGCAGGTAGGGCTCACCCTAACTCCTGGATACAAAGACCCTCTAGCAGAAGTTTGTGAGAAACACACCCAGAATTTGAGATTCCCTAAGGGAGAAGAAGCAATGCCAAGTGAGGTGGTCCACTTTGCTCATGAGGGGACTCTCTCTATACTCTTCACTTGGAACATCTTTTGTTCTTCAGAACAAAATCACAGAATGAATACAAAAATTGTAACTAcagcataaaatagataactaatgagaacctactgtatagcacatgaagctcgaaaacaaataaataaataaaatttgaaaaaaaaatgtaactacagCAACGAAAATTTTAgtaaaacccaaacaaacttaaTCCTCACTCTCATTGCCTTGGtttagatttttatctttcaatagtTTCCAAACTGACctgaatttttctcctttcttccactCTATCTTCTACACTCCTACtagaattaaattcaaaaatattcattaaaaatatcaaatattacaaaatatcaaCTGCTTACAAGACACTGTACCTATCCAAGACTATAATGTAAATAAGACATGGTCCCTCATGGAACTGAAAAGTCTGGAGAAGAATAAAGACATGCTAACAGGCAACTGCAATATGATCTACAACATGCCATAGTTCAAAAAAGTACATTGTTTTAGAGGAGCTCAAAGAAAAGGAACCTAACAGTCTTGGggaatcagggaagacttcctggaagaggtgataTATAAAATGAGACCTGCTATGGATACCTGAGGGCACATGTTTTCCTTCAGCAGATCAGAAAACCTCCATGCTGGGAAAAATTGGAAGTTTCTCACAATCAAGTTTACTGAATATGTTCTCTCACATCATTTCTTTGCTTAAGTACTTCCATGGCTCACCATAGCCTCCTGAAAGAAGTCCACACACCTTAACACATCCTTCAAGGCCCTCTGAACTGGCCCCCACTTACCTTTACAAAACCATCTCCAGCCTGTCATCAACACACACCAGAGGCTCCAACTATATGGGACTATTTTGCAGTTAACTAGACTTGTCAGATTCTTACAGGCCTCCCTGTTTCGGCTGGGAAAGCCTCTCCCACAATGCCCACCTTTGGTGTTATTAttctcctttcccattttctcATTGGACCTTGCCCCTACCCCATCACAGCACTGATACGTCTGCCCTCTGCTGTGCTCCTTCATGGGAAACTTTTTCAGTCCATGCCAATCACCCTAATCGAATTCCTACCTCAGGTCCTTTGCACTTATTCTCCCTCCCCGGAatactccccaccccccaccagcaCCACTAGATAATGGCAATGGCTTACCCCCTCACCTCACTTCGTTCTCGACAGAAATAACTTGCCCCCTACCTAGGAGGCCATCCCATCACTCTCTTTCCCTCgacctttaattttctttatagcatttatcaTACTGATATACTACTTATCTATTCACCgttttgtctgttttctccaATAAATATTCTACGTATGCAAAGACATTTTCTTGTTCAGCTTTTATCCTTAGGGCTTGAATTAGTACCCAGCATTTGTTACGGACAGATAGATAACCATTTGTTGATAAATAcctgctgaatgaacaaatgaactgaATTGAACTAATTTCCATCTGTATTCATTACAGCTAGGACTGAGGACCAGGAGAGCATTTCCGACCTGCTCGGAAAGAATTAGGGGCTTCCTCGGAGGGGgtagaagaaaaggggaaaggatGGGCCTGGTACCTGTCCCCCGCCCTCGGGGAAAAGCAGCGTGTCTTCTAGCACCACGCGGAAACCGCTCAGCACTTCCTTCTTGCCGTTGCTTCCTTCGGTCTGCAGCTCCGCGGGACTGCAGGAGACCA harbors:
- the PTGES3L gene encoding putative protein PTGES3L isoform X1, giving the protein MARQHARTLWYDRPKYVFMEFCVEDSTDVHVLIEDHRIVFSCKNADGMEFYNEIEFYAKVNCKDSRDKRSGRSITCFVRKWKEKVAWPRLTKEDIKPVWLSVDFDNWRDWEGDEEVELAQVDHYAELLEKVRTKRPPPAMDDLDRRARNEDCPASLSVRRQAFLRARLPAYWEAAAMAFQCQRDSYAREFTTTVVSCSPAELQTEGSNGKKEVLSGFRVVLEDTLLFPEGGGQPDDRGTINDISVLRVTRRGAQADHFTQTPLTPGTEVQVRVDWERRFDHMQQHSGQHLITAVADHLFGLKTTSWELGRLRSVIELDSPSVTAEQVAAIEQSVNEKIRERLPVYVRELSLDDPGVEQVRGRGLPDDHAGPIRVVTIKSVDSNMCCGTHVSNLSDLQVIKILGSEKGKKNKTNVTFLAGNRVLKWMEKSHSTEKALTALLKCGAEDHVEAVKKLQNSNKLLQKSNLNLLRDLAVHVAHSLRNSPDWGGVVTLHRKEGDSEFMNIIANEIGSEETLLFLTVGEEKGAGLFLLAGPAEAVETLAPRVAEVLEGKGAGKKGRFQGKATKMSRRAEVQALLQDYVSTQSAEE
- the PTGES3L gene encoding putative protein PTGES3L isoform X2 — translated: MEFCVEDSTDVHVLIEDHRIVFSCKNADGMEFYNEIEFYAKVNCKDSRDKRSGRSITCFVRKWKEKVAWPRLTKEDIKPVWLSVDFDNWRDWEGDEEVELAQVDHYAELLEKVRTKRPPPAMDDLDRRARNEDCPASLSVRRQAFLRARLPAYWEAAAMAFQCQRDSYAREFTTTVVSCSPAELQTEGSNGKKEVLSGFRVVLEDTLLFPEGGGQPDDRGTINDISVLRVTRRGAQADHFTQTPLTPGTEVQVRVDWERRFDHMQQHSGQHLITAVADHLFGLKTTSWELGRLRSVIELDSPSVTAEQVAAIEQSVNEKIRERLPVYVRELSLDDPGVEQVRGRGLPDDHAGPIRVVTIKSVDSNMCCGTHVSNLSDLQVIKILGSEKGKKNKTNVTFLAGNRVLKWMEKSHSTEKALTALLKCGAEDHVEAVKKLQNSNKLLQKSNLNLLRDLAVHVAHSLRNSPDWGGVVTLHRKEGDSEFMNIIANEIGSEETLLFLTVGEEKGAGLFLLAGPAEAVETLAPRVAEVLEGKGAGKKGRFQGKATKMSRRAEVQALLQDYVSTQSAEE
- the PTGES3L gene encoding putative protein PTGES3L isoform X3, which translates into the protein MKKWSWLRWTITQSFWRRSGPRGLPLQWTTWMMILTVRMQQRRARNEDCPASLSVRRQAFLRARLPAYWEAAAMAFQCQRDSYAREFTTTVVSCSPAELQTEGSNGKKEVLSGFRVVLEDTLLFPEGGGQPDDRGTINDISVLRVTRRGAQADHFTQTPLTPGTEVQVRVDWERRFDHMQQHSGQHLITAVADHLFGLKTTSWELGRLRSVIELDSPSVTAEQVAAIEQSVNEKIRERLPVYVRELSLDDPGVEQVRGRGLPDDHAGPIRVVTIKSVDSNMCCGTHVSNLSDLQVIKILGSEKGKKNKTNVTFLAGNRVLKWMEKSHSTEKALTALLKCGAEDHVEAVKKLQNSNKLLQKSNLNLLRDLAVHVAHSLRNSPDWGGVVTLHRKEGDSEFMNIIANEIGSEETLLFLTVGEEKGAGLFLLAGPAEAVETLAPRVAEVLEGKGAGKKGRFQGKATKMSRRAEVQALLQDYVSTQSAEE